The following coding sequences are from one Arthrobacter crystallopoietes window:
- a CDS encoding glyceraldehyde-3-phosphate dehydrogenase has product MIPLIGRLYRENNVVTSIHGRSLINQSVVGILKAHRFARQIDDVELPLEETFPVLQALTELDLGAGSVDLARLLAKFKTEAAGSELKDFLREELAEIVGKRGADARVSTDVVLYGFGRIGRLLARIMIGHSGGGHGLRLRAIVVRKGSENDLVKRASLLRRDSVHGPFEGTISVDEEQNTILANGTLINVIYSNDPSTVDYTAYGINDAIVVDNTGRWRDEEGLSQHLKSKGVSRVVLTAPGKGGLKNIVHGVNHKDITSDDKIVTAASCTTNAITPVLKAINDKYGVVHGHVETVHSFTNDQNLIDNFHKGERRGRAASLNMVITETGAAKAVAKALPELEGKLTGNAIRVPTPNVSMAILNLNLEKDATKEELNTYLRGMSLDSELHKQIDYIDSPEVVSSDFVGSRRAGIVDGLATIANGKNAVLYVWYDNEFGYSCQVIRVLEEMAGVHPMLFPVVAKEPVVEAIG; this is encoded by the coding sequence ATGATTCCGCTGATCGGGCGCCTGTACCGCGAGAACAACGTGGTCACATCCATCCACGGACGAAGCCTGATCAACCAGTCCGTAGTGGGCATCCTCAAGGCCCATCGGTTTGCCCGGCAGATCGATGACGTTGAACTGCCGCTGGAAGAAACTTTCCCGGTGCTTCAGGCCCTGACCGAGCTGGACCTCGGTGCCGGCTCCGTCGATCTGGCCCGCCTGCTGGCGAAGTTCAAGACCGAAGCCGCCGGCAGCGAACTGAAGGACTTCCTGCGGGAAGAGCTGGCCGAGATCGTCGGTAAGCGTGGAGCGGACGCTCGCGTCAGCACCGACGTCGTTCTTTACGGTTTCGGCCGCATCGGCCGTCTTCTGGCCCGGATCATGATCGGCCACTCGGGCGGCGGCCACGGCCTGCGCCTTCGCGCCATCGTGGTCCGCAAGGGATCCGAAAATGACCTCGTCAAGCGCGCCAGCCTGCTGCGCCGCGACTCCGTCCACGGCCCGTTCGAGGGGACGATCTCCGTGGACGAGGAGCAGAACACCATCCTCGCCAACGGCACGCTGATCAACGTGATCTACTCCAACGATCCGTCCACGGTTGACTACACCGCGTACGGCATCAACGACGCCATTGTTGTGGACAACACCGGGCGCTGGCGCGATGAAGAAGGCCTGTCGCAGCACCTGAAGAGCAAGGGTGTCTCCCGCGTTGTCCTGACTGCGCCGGGCAAGGGCGGCCTGAAGAACATCGTGCACGGTGTGAACCACAAGGACATCACCTCCGATGACAAGATTGTCACGGCCGCGTCCTGCACCACCAATGCCATCACGCCGGTGCTGAAGGCCATCAACGACAAGTACGGCGTGGTCCACGGCCATGTGGAGACCGTCCACTCGTTCACGAACGACCAGAACCTGATCGACAACTTCCACAAGGGGGAGCGCCGCGGCCGTGCCGCTTCGCTGAACATGGTGATCACCGAGACCGGTGCCGCCAAGGCAGTTGCCAAGGCTCTGCCCGAGCTCGAAGGCAAGCTGACGGGCAACGCTATCCGCGTACCTACCCCGAACGTCTCGATGGCCATCCTGAACCTGAACCTGGAAAAGGACGCCACCAAGGAAGAGCTGAACACCTACCTGCGCGGTATGTCGCTGGATTCCGAACTGCACAAGCAGATCGACTACATCGACTCGCCCGAAGTTGTCTCGAGCGACTTCGTAGGCTCGCGCCGCGCCGGCATTGTCGACGGTCTCGCAACCATCGCCAACGGCAAGAACGCCGTCCTCTACGTTTGGTACGACAACGAATTCGGCTACAGCTGCCAGGTCATCCGAGTCTTGGAGGAAATGGCCGGGGTGCACCCGATGCTGTTCCCGGTTGTTGCTAAGGAACCCGTGGTTGAGGCAATCGGCTGA
- the mptB gene encoding polyprenol phosphomannose-dependent alpha 1,6 mannosyltransferase MptB, protein MTANMPVTDPSTPAGGEEGPGRSAKSIIEGTVGSFMMFFGSLGVGWLASVSDLRRWPLLIWLRIEPEGVVVSVVLLALGGMLMIRSWLRLGQQFTVWGAEARKATYTAIAAWGAPLALSIPLFSRDVYAYIAQGKVMVNNLNPYVDGYDQLSNYLQTGADDLWARSPTPYGPIFLWMEEFVVWLTGGHPEYSIIFFRIIALAGAAMCIYYGPKLAELHGINPNRALWLACANPLFLTTFIASIHNDALMLGLALGGLYLAATKKPLLGVLLVTLSIGIKPITIIFLPFIGLLWAGRGASWPRKFGFWALTAGISFGLLGILGLMNGFGFGWVGALSTPGSVWIWYAPIGLLGAVLGGIGGAFSLDGELITWLVHKAGTVASIGVVLYLMFRGKHDRIVRRLALALAAVVFLAPMIQAWYVVWLLPLFAATGIRNDWQVKTVYSVTSFLMVYAIADQLDIFPYIEFDLGAARLLAAFVALAFAVYLVFFDPKTRTLFRKKYEDPADNRLF, encoded by the coding sequence ATGACCGCCAACATGCCCGTGACTGATCCCTCCACGCCTGCCGGAGGCGAAGAGGGCCCGGGGCGTTCGGCGAAGAGCATTATCGAGGGGACCGTTGGTTCGTTCATGATGTTTTTCGGCTCGCTGGGCGTGGGCTGGCTGGCATCAGTATCGGACCTGCGCCGGTGGCCGCTGCTGATCTGGCTGCGGATTGAACCGGAAGGCGTCGTCGTCTCGGTTGTCCTCCTCGCCCTGGGCGGCATGCTGATGATCCGCTCCTGGCTGCGGCTGGGACAGCAGTTCACCGTCTGGGGGGCCGAAGCGCGCAAGGCCACTTATACGGCGATAGCTGCCTGGGGCGCCCCGCTGGCGCTGAGCATTCCACTCTTCAGCCGGGATGTCTACGCCTACATCGCGCAGGGCAAAGTCATGGTCAACAACCTCAATCCGTACGTTGACGGATATGACCAGCTTTCCAACTATCTGCAGACCGGTGCCGACGATCTCTGGGCCAGAAGCCCAACGCCGTACGGACCCATCTTTCTGTGGATGGAAGAATTCGTTGTTTGGCTGACAGGCGGCCACCCGGAGTACTCCATCATTTTCTTCCGCATCATCGCGCTGGCGGGGGCCGCGATGTGCATCTACTACGGTCCGAAACTGGCCGAGCTGCACGGCATCAACCCCAACCGTGCATTGTGGCTCGCCTGCGCGAATCCACTGTTCCTGACGACGTTCATCGCCAGCATCCACAATGACGCGTTGATGCTGGGCCTGGCCCTGGGCGGGCTGTATCTGGCGGCGACCAAGAAGCCGCTGCTGGGGGTTCTGCTGGTTACGCTCTCCATCGGCATCAAACCGATCACCATCATCTTCCTGCCCTTCATCGGGCTGCTCTGGGCCGGCCGCGGGGCCAGCTGGCCTCGGAAATTTGGATTCTGGGCGCTTACGGCCGGAATATCGTTTGGCCTGTTGGGCATTCTCGGTCTGATGAACGGCTTCGGATTCGGCTGGGTGGGAGCCTTGAGCACTCCCGGCAGTGTCTGGATCTGGTATGCACCGATCGGGCTGCTGGGCGCAGTGCTCGGCGGGATCGGAGGAGCCTTCTCGCTCGACGGCGAATTGATCACTTGGCTGGTACATAAGGCAGGCACGGTGGCGTCGATCGGCGTCGTGCTTTATCTGATGTTCCGTGGCAAACATGACCGGATTGTCCGCAGGCTGGCTCTGGCCCTGGCCGCCGTGGTGTTTCTCGCCCCGATGATCCAGGCCTGGTATGTCGTCTGGCTGCTCCCGCTCTTTGCCGCGACCGGAATCCGGAATGACTGGCAGGTAAAAACCGTGTACTCAGTCACGTCCTTCCTGATGGTCTATGCCATAGCAGACCAGCTGGATATCTTCCCGTACATCGAGTTCGACCTGGGCGCTGCCCGGCTGCTGGCTGCCTTTGTCGCCCTCGCGTTCGCCGTGTATCTGGTGTTTTTCGACCCCAAAACGCGCACGCTTTTCCGGAAGAAATACGAAGATCCCGCCGATAACCGGCTGTTCTGA
- the orn gene encoding oligoribonuclease has product MTGLDLEADALIEVAVLVTDSELNVLGDGVDVVIKPSDESLTQMNDFVREMHTTSKLLDELPHGMTMAEAEEIVMEYITAWVPEPRKAQLAGNSVGTDRNFLARDMPKVIDFLHYRIIDVSTIKELSRRWFTRAYFQSPAKSGGHRALGDIKDSINELRYYRQAVFVPSPGPDSATAKKIAAEVTQSAVL; this is encoded by the coding sequence ATGACCGGGCTGGACCTCGAGGCAGATGCGCTCATCGAGGTGGCAGTGCTGGTCACCGACTCGGAGCTGAACGTGCTCGGGGACGGTGTGGACGTGGTCATCAAGCCCTCCGATGAGTCCCTTACCCAGATGAATGACTTTGTCCGGGAAATGCACACCACTTCCAAGCTGCTTGATGAACTGCCGCATGGCATGACCATGGCTGAGGCGGAAGAGATCGTCATGGAGTACATCACCGCGTGGGTTCCCGAGCCCCGCAAGGCACAGCTGGCCGGGAACTCGGTGGGAACGGACCGCAATTTCCTGGCCAGGGACATGCCGAAGGTCATCGACTTCCTCCACTACCGGATCATCGACGTCTCTACGATCAAGGAACTGTCACGCCGGTGGTTCACACGCGCTTACTTCCAGTCCCCGGCCAAGAGCGGCGGCCACCGAGCCCTCGGAGACATCAAGGACTCGATCAACGAGTTGCGCTACTACCGCCAGGCAGTCTTCGTCCCCTCCCCCGGTCCCGACTCGGCCACCGCCAAGAAGATTGCTGCCGAGGTCACCCAATCGGCAGTGCTCTGA
- a CDS encoding YaaA family protein, translating into MLILLPPSEGKTAAAKGHPFELSELHFPELNPARKQVLNALAHVSSRPDALASLGVGASLAAEVERNTRLHDEPSAAAHTVYSGVLYDALGYGTMTAPQKRKADAAVVIVSALWGAIAFQDFIPAYRLSMSVGLPETGKLASYWKKQLPAALDAHADGHLLVDCRSSSYAAAWSPAADRTVVVNVFQERNGKRTVVSHFAKHTRGELARHLLTRRGKAPQTPASLLTAAQEKWQAELVAGTARKPHALNIILPDSAG; encoded by the coding sequence GTGCTGATTCTGCTTCCTCCCTCCGAAGGTAAAACCGCCGCTGCCAAGGGTCATCCGTTTGAGCTCTCGGAACTGCATTTTCCGGAGCTGAATCCAGCCCGCAAACAAGTACTGAACGCCCTGGCCCACGTCAGTTCGCGGCCGGATGCCCTGGCCAGCCTCGGAGTCGGCGCGTCGCTGGCCGCCGAGGTGGAACGCAACACGCGCCTGCACGACGAGCCGTCGGCCGCCGCCCATACCGTGTATTCCGGCGTCCTTTACGACGCCCTGGGCTATGGCACCATGACCGCGCCACAAAAGCGCAAGGCTGATGCCGCCGTCGTTATTGTCTCTGCCTTGTGGGGAGCCATTGCCTTCCAGGACTTCATCCCTGCATACCGGCTCTCCATGTCGGTGGGCCTGCCCGAAACAGGGAAGCTCGCCAGCTACTGGAAGAAGCAGCTGCCTGCGGCGCTGGACGCGCATGCGGACGGGCACCTGCTGGTGGATTGCCGCTCCAGCAGCTATGCCGCGGCGTGGTCGCCGGCTGCGGACAGGACGGTAGTGGTCAACGTTTTCCAGGAGCGCAATGGCAAGCGGACCGTTGTCTCGCACTTTGCCAAGCACACCCGCGGCGAGCTCGCCCGCCATCTGCTCACCCGCCGGGGCAAGGCGCCTCAGACCCCGGCGAGCCTGCTCACGGCCGCGCAGGAGAAGTGGCAGGCGGAGCTGGTGGCCGGCACCGCGCGCAAGCCGCACGCGCTGAACATCATCCTGCCGGATTCGGCGGGGTAG
- a CDS encoding accessory Sec system protein Asp2: MTVQELEFRHGNTTVLYKRRKAKLDRRHLIVMFAGIRPIDSYEFDGRASRNSQSHWLWIKDKFHGQFAYYLCHGMDFSIEVAVVKLIEAELDRLGLTKDQCTLAGFSKGGFAALYLGIKYGFKNILASAPQLFVGSHARRHRPVIFDHLTQEGSTEEQQVLDGLLPTAIAADTDKNRNIYVFSALEDQFHAEQIVPGLPLFSEYANFNYIETHSDLVNEHSDVTRYNLPLILSTLYALAENVPPHFGVVRNGQRLAPQLAAEKLADQQAAGEVVANLVSCRTGPERLFPVGVAFPKGHDVGHISAAPARLVLAGAAGSFAYDLERTSNRSLYFKYFDDAFADYRYAQFRTPRDAGIDVSRLPEGLYDLELEMDSEDGEVRVPCTAADLLEAEVNCGPHLVRLRSDSTGSRMDKRPFAGTTAAQADIALNRTWVSGNLLHVEGPFAVRGVEMPDWGSGLYYLLLSDGVRTYSFSLGTGRVKVPTDPFGDGLSDYTHAYFATNKFAGIDTSQLPAGDYRVTVSLSSAGVIVTSHALATLRIRATSEGGRTVTVERHDPSGRLPVPALAAGRRLVRSLRRRARRRMATRRERSS, translated from the coding sequence TTGACCGTACAAGAACTGGAATTCAGGCACGGCAACACTACCGTTCTGTACAAGCGGCGCAAGGCGAAGCTGGACCGCAGGCATTTGATCGTGATGTTTGCGGGAATACGCCCCATTGACTCGTACGAGTTTGATGGCCGGGCTTCCCGGAACAGCCAGTCGCACTGGCTATGGATCAAAGACAAATTCCACGGCCAGTTCGCCTACTACCTCTGCCATGGCATGGACTTCTCCATCGAAGTGGCCGTCGTCAAACTCATCGAGGCGGAGCTGGACCGGCTGGGACTGACAAAGGACCAGTGCACGCTGGCGGGCTTTTCGAAGGGCGGCTTCGCGGCTCTCTACCTTGGCATCAAATACGGCTTCAAGAATATCCTCGCCAGCGCTCCGCAGCTTTTTGTCGGTTCCCATGCACGACGGCATCGGCCCGTGATTTTTGATCATCTGACCCAGGAGGGCTCGACCGAGGAGCAGCAGGTTCTCGACGGGCTCCTCCCAACGGCGATAGCGGCGGATACCGACAAGAACAGAAACATCTACGTGTTCAGTGCGCTGGAAGACCAGTTCCATGCTGAACAGATTGTTCCGGGCCTTCCGTTGTTCTCGGAGTACGCCAACTTCAACTACATCGAAACCCATTCGGACCTGGTCAACGAGCATTCGGACGTCACGCGGTACAACCTGCCGCTGATCCTGTCCACGTTGTATGCCCTGGCTGAGAACGTTCCGCCGCATTTCGGCGTGGTACGCAACGGTCAGCGGTTGGCTCCTCAGCTCGCCGCTGAAAAGCTGGCTGATCAACAGGCTGCGGGTGAAGTGGTAGCCAATCTGGTGTCCTGCCGCACGGGACCTGAACGACTGTTTCCGGTCGGCGTCGCCTTCCCCAAAGGGCACGACGTCGGCCACATTTCCGCTGCGCCAGCCCGACTCGTGCTCGCCGGTGCTGCCGGCTCGTTTGCCTACGATCTGGAACGGACCAGCAACCGCAGTCTCTACTTCAAATATTTCGACGATGCGTTCGCCGACTACCGGTATGCACAATTCCGCACCCCTCGGGATGCAGGAATCGACGTCAGCAGGCTGCCGGAAGGGCTCTACGACCTTGAGCTGGAAATGGACTCCGAAGACGGCGAGGTCAGGGTCCCCTGTACTGCAGCCGACCTGCTGGAGGCCGAGGTGAACTGTGGCCCGCACCTGGTCCGCCTGCGTTCCGATAGCACCGGCAGCAGGATGGACAAGAGACCGTTTGCGGGCACGACGGCGGCCCAAGCTGACATTGCCTTGAACCGGACGTGGGTGAGTGGAAACCTCCTGCACGTCGAAGGCCCATTTGCCGTTCGGGGCGTGGAAATGCCTGACTGGGGTTCAGGCCTCTACTACCTGCTGCTTTCGGACGGCGTCAGGACCTATTCGTTCAGCCTCGGCACAGGACGCGTCAAAGTTCCCACCGATCCCTTCGGCGACGGATTGAGCGACTATACGCATGCTTATTTCGCCACCAACAAATTTGCCGGCATAGATACTTCGCAGCTGCCCGCTGGAGACTACCGGGTGACCGTTTCCCTTAGCTCTGCCGGAGTAATCGTCACCAGCCACGCTCTGGCCACGCTCCGCATCCGGGCCACGTCAGAGGGCGGCCGGACCGTTACGGTAGAACGCCACGACCCTTCGGGTCGCCTGCCCGTCCCCGCGCTTGCAGCGGGACGGAGGCTCGTCCGGTCCTTGCGGCGCAGGGCCCGACGCCGGATGGCAACCAGGCGCGAAAGATCCAGCTGA
- the def gene encoding peptide deformylase, with amino-acid sequence MPVRPVTITGEPVLHRRAAVVTEFDDDLRTLVEDMYETMDAAHGVGLAAPQIGVGLRLFTYEFTNDDGVPPRGVVINPSLTLSKISGADPDPEEEVEGCLSVPGLSYPLKRAEWARVQGFDVDGQPVDFEATGWFARVMQHEYDHLDGKLYIDRLNDRWGRRARKHIKNEGWAKEGLTWMPGVDPDPFGH; translated from the coding sequence ATGCCCGTCCGTCCAGTCACCATCACCGGTGAACCTGTCCTGCACCGCCGCGCCGCCGTCGTTACCGAGTTCGACGACGACCTCCGCACGCTCGTCGAGGATATGTACGAGACGATGGATGCGGCCCACGGGGTGGGACTGGCAGCGCCGCAGATCGGTGTCGGCCTGCGCCTATTCACCTACGAGTTCACCAACGACGACGGTGTACCGCCGCGCGGCGTGGTGATCAATCCTTCGCTGACTCTCTCGAAGATATCCGGCGCTGACCCGGACCCCGAGGAGGAGGTCGAAGGCTGCCTGTCCGTGCCGGGACTGAGCTACCCGCTCAAGCGTGCGGAATGGGCCAGGGTCCAGGGCTTCGACGTCGACGGACAGCCAGTTGACTTCGAAGCCACCGGGTGGTTCGCCCGAGTCATGCAGCACGAATACGACCATCTTGACGGCAAGCTGTACATCGATCGGCTCAATGATCGCTGGGGCCGGCGCGCACGCAAGCACATCAAGAACGAGGGCTGGGCAAAAGAAGGTCTGACCTGGATGCCGGGTGTGGATCCGGATCCGTTCGGCCACTGA
- a CDS encoding DUF3224 domain-containing protein: MTSEAEEVIAADFDVTEWDPEPYEIEGSNSDLSRVRVTKLFDGLITGTSRAELLMAGNTRGAGYVASEVFTGTVDGKEGSMIIQHWGLAEGEAAASAGHIIPGSGTGDLEGIVGKATYSQDASGQHSLELRVYFRTEPVNGLPS, translated from the coding sequence ATGACCAGTGAGGCCGAAGAAGTAATTGCAGCAGATTTTGACGTCACCGAATGGGATCCGGAACCCTACGAAATTGAAGGTTCGAACTCCGACCTGAGCCGGGTCCGCGTCACCAAACTCTTTGACGGACTGATCACCGGCACCAGCCGGGCAGAGTTGCTGATGGCCGGTAACACCCGCGGTGCCGGCTACGTTGCTTCCGAGGTATTCACCGGTACGGTGGACGGCAAAGAGGGAAGCATGATCATCCAGCACTGGGGCCTCGCCGAAGGCGAAGCCGCTGCCAGCGCCGGACACATCATTCCCGGATCCGGCACCGGCGACCTGGAGGGGATCGTCGGCAAGGCCACGTACTCCCAGGACGCGAGCGGTCAGCACAGCTTGGAACTGCGTGTGTACTTTCGCACAGAGCCGGTAAACGGCCTGCCCAGCTAA
- a CDS encoding zinc ribbon domain-containing protein, whose translation MAKAPASEQLRLLDLQALDSKMTQLDRRSASVAKNADIDALLEKLATADSELVTINTAVGDTQRELQRAETDVEMVQTRIDRDQKRLDSGSGSPKDLSALQSELVSLNKRRSDLEDVELEVMERLEAVRVRQADHQKSHDSLREELAALEKTRDAELAAIASERAAVAADRAELAGTFEPALLALYEKTRAQRGVGAARLFHGKSEGSGMQLSPGDLADIKKAAEDDIVFCPDSGCILVRSTEWAS comes from the coding sequence ATGGCGAAAGCACCAGCATCGGAGCAGCTGCGGCTGCTCGACCTCCAGGCACTGGACAGCAAGATGACCCAGCTGGACCGCCGCAGCGCCAGCGTTGCCAAGAACGCGGACATCGACGCCCTGCTGGAGAAGCTGGCCACTGCCGATTCGGAACTTGTCACGATCAACACCGCGGTTGGTGACACGCAGCGCGAACTCCAGCGGGCCGAGACGGACGTGGAAATGGTCCAGACGCGGATCGACCGGGACCAGAAGCGGCTGGACAGCGGGTCCGGATCGCCCAAGGATCTCTCCGCCCTGCAGAGCGAACTCGTGTCGCTGAACAAGCGGCGTTCGGACCTTGAAGACGTCGAGCTCGAGGTGATGGAGCGGCTCGAGGCCGTCCGGGTACGGCAGGCCGACCACCAGAAGTCCCATGATTCCCTGCGGGAGGAACTGGCCGCCTTGGAGAAGACCCGGGACGCAGAACTGGCCGCCATCGCATCCGAGCGTGCTGCCGTCGCCGCGGACCGCGCGGAGCTGGCTGGCACCTTCGAGCCGGCATTGCTGGCACTCTATGAGAAGACCCGCGCCCAGCGGGGCGTGGGCGCGGCGAGGCTCTTCCATGGCAAGTCGGAAGGTTCCGGCATGCAGCTCAGCCCGGGCGACCTGGCCGACATCAAGAAGGCCGCCGAGGACGACATTGTCTTCTGCCCCGATTCCGGCTGCATCCTGGTCCGCTCCACCGAATGGGCCAGCTAA
- a CDS encoding acyltransferase family protein, which translates to MPSISSPRDHRIDTAKGVLICLVVLGHFLEAGGSWGADTMRLPLTAIYMFHMPAFVFLAGVTAKTTHLGRRLGTFAVILVTFQTLYFVVAELLQLDRNFSVAIPFWILWFLLAMFWWLLLLPVVRTFPKTSVASSVLVSAFIGMIDAVGYPLSLSRTLIFLPFFVLGATYGKEILAAVSALAAVWKSAAVILAVAIWLFLFQGNLSQKWLYGSFGFDDLGVANGQGIVVRGGLLLAAIFVTMTFISLMPKRDGIIARTGRHSLAVFALHGLVVLALTPVMRWLLHEAGSIVALAACTILTAVTVLVLALPTFDLAIRRFSSTIVEAYTGLCQERDSASARQPPVR; encoded by the coding sequence ATGCCCAGCATCAGTAGCCCGCGCGATCATCGCATTGACACGGCCAAAGGCGTCCTGATCTGCCTTGTCGTACTAGGTCATTTTCTTGAGGCAGGCGGCTCGTGGGGAGCCGACACGATGCGGCTACCACTGACGGCAATCTATATGTTTCACATGCCGGCGTTTGTGTTTCTCGCAGGAGTTACAGCGAAGACAACGCATCTCGGACGACGGCTTGGAACGTTCGCCGTGATCCTCGTGACATTTCAAACGCTCTATTTTGTTGTTGCAGAATTGCTTCAACTCGACCGCAACTTTTCAGTTGCCATTCCATTTTGGATCCTCTGGTTCTTGCTGGCGATGTTCTGGTGGCTCCTGCTGCTGCCGGTGGTCCGGACGTTTCCTAAAACGTCTGTGGCATCGTCAGTCCTAGTGAGCGCGTTCATCGGAATGATTGATGCCGTCGGCTATCCGCTGTCACTTTCCCGGACGTTGATATTTCTGCCGTTCTTCGTCTTGGGAGCGACTTATGGGAAGGAGATATTAGCTGCAGTATCAGCGCTTGCCGCCGTCTGGAAGTCAGCAGCGGTAATCCTAGCTGTAGCCATTTGGCTATTTTTGTTTCAGGGCAATTTAAGCCAAAAATGGCTCTATGGAAGTTTCGGCTTCGACGACCTCGGCGTTGCTAATGGCCAAGGAATAGTTGTACGTGGCGGCCTACTTCTTGCTGCCATCTTTGTCACCATGACGTTCATTTCGCTGATGCCAAAACGAGATGGAATTATCGCCAGGACCGGACGGCATAGTCTGGCAGTTTTCGCTTTGCATGGATTAGTTGTTCTGGCACTCACTCCCGTAATGCGTTGGTTGCTCCACGAAGCTGGAAGCATCGTCGCCCTCGCAGCTTGCACCATATTGACCGCTGTTACGGTGCTGGTTCTTGCGCTTCCAACGTTTGATTTAGCTATTCGCCGGTTCTCATCAACGATCGTGGAGGCGTATACGGGGCTGTGTCAAGAGCGTGATTCGGCCTCTGCCCGCCAGCCTCCTGTTCGCTAG
- a CDS encoding ABC transporter permease — protein sequence MSLAEYADRNRLHRVGARPSLPRYLADAWGRRDFAIAMAKYKIEASNQRNRLGMLWIFIKPTLNALLYGAIFGILQGASRPENFPMYVVIGVFLFEFFSTSMNNGAKSITGNGALVQSLAFPRITLPVSTVIQQLMTLVPMLGVMVVYILLLGAPITVEWLLMIPLVAVFTMFNLGVALIGARLTVHVRDLTQLLPLFTRILFYTSGVLFSIETILASHPWAIALFDYHPLHEVLSIARGALMPGLDYDPMYWLYFSVWSVAVFVAGVLFFWSAEERYGRVD from the coding sequence ATGAGCCTTGCCGAATATGCGGACCGGAACCGACTCCACCGAGTCGGGGCCCGGCCGTCACTGCCCAGATATCTAGCTGATGCCTGGGGGCGCCGTGACTTCGCCATCGCCATGGCCAAGTACAAGATCGAGGCATCCAACCAGCGCAACCGGCTGGGTATGCTGTGGATTTTCATCAAGCCGACGCTGAACGCGCTGCTGTACGGGGCCATCTTCGGCATCCTGCAGGGCGCCAGCAGACCGGAAAACTTTCCGATGTATGTGGTTATCGGCGTTTTCCTGTTCGAGTTCTTTTCCACCTCGATGAACAACGGCGCCAAGTCCATCACCGGAAATGGCGCACTGGTCCAGTCCCTGGCCTTCCCCCGTATCACGCTGCCCGTCTCCACAGTGATCCAGCAACTGATGACCCTGGTCCCGATGCTGGGCGTCATGGTGGTTTACATTCTGCTGCTGGGCGCACCCATCACCGTGGAATGGCTGCTGATGATCCCGCTGGTTGCGGTTTTCACCATGTTCAACCTCGGTGTCGCGCTGATCGGTGCGCGTCTGACTGTGCATGTCCGGGACCTGACCCAACTGCTGCCATTGTTCACGCGGATTCTGTTTTACACTTCGGGTGTCCTCTTCTCGATCGAAACGATCCTGGCATCCCATCCGTGGGCGATCGCGCTGTTTGACTACCATCCGCTGCACGAGGTCCTGTCCATTGCCCGTGGGGCGCTGATGCCCGGGCTTGATTACGACCCGATGTACTGGCTGTACTTTTCGGTCTGGTCCGTAGCGGTATTCGTTGCGGGCGTACTGTTCTTCTGGTCCGCTGAGGAGCGTTATGGCCGAGTCGACTAA
- a CDS encoding glycosyltransferase family 2 protein, which produces MVIPVYNTMPYLADLLDSLAAQDLDPALFEIVAVDDGSTDISGEVLDAYAAAHSNVRVIHQKNSGWPGKPRNVGIAASQAPYIFFCDADDLLGPEALRRMVDYALANDVDLLVPRMVGLGGRGVQAALFRETYLDVDLRKILGTLSPQKMFRRSMLDQHDIRFPEGKVRLEDWADVGAMLSGLGADLPARGLRLLLPQDEGRRRKTSVRNGPVRRVAHAPLAR; this is translated from the coding sequence GTGGTGATACCGGTCTATAACACAATGCCGTATCTGGCTGACTTGCTCGACTCCCTGGCAGCGCAGGACCTGGATCCAGCATTGTTCGAGATCGTCGCTGTCGATGACGGCTCCACGGACATAAGCGGCGAAGTGCTTGATGCCTACGCTGCTGCCCACTCCAACGTCCGTGTGATCCATCAAAAGAACAGCGGCTGGCCAGGTAAACCACGCAATGTCGGTATCGCGGCAAGCCAGGCTCCCTATATCTTCTTTTGCGACGCCGATGACCTGCTGGGGCCCGAAGCCTTGCGCCGCATGGTGGATTATGCCTTGGCTAATGACGTGGATCTTTTGGTGCCGCGCATGGTGGGCCTCGGCGGCAGAGGTGTGCAAGCGGCTTTATTCCGGGAGACATACCTGGACGTTGACCTAAGGAAAATTCTTGGGACGCTCTCGCCCCAGAAGATGTTCCGGCGGAGCATGCTGGATCAGCACGACATCAGATTTCCCGAAGGGAAGGTCAGGCTCGAAGACTGGGCAGATGTTGGCGCGATGCTATCTGGTCTCGGAGCGGACCTCCCTGCTCGCGGACTACGACTATTACTACCTCAGGACGAGGGACGACGGCGCAAAACATCAGTTCGCAACGGACCAGTCCGGAGAGTTGCACACGCTCCGTTAGCGAGATAA